Proteins co-encoded in one Saprospira grandis genomic window:
- a CDS encoding outer membrane beta-barrel protein codes for MKLKLLWAAVALALSPQVLSAQSLDEDLCNDHLDEAKRAYEEGQLEEVGDLIRDCLANKKAFPVKAKREEGYKLLTESYLFRNDLDDATRSFEELLKINPLYEADSLNPNNSYDLIYLSRTYRHKPLVSIYGNIGANNTRLQTLETYNVDNNNYRAENYNQFVLGFSGAIGVEMPIWRDFTLALEGNFALRSYRAIDSMFLSAGLQNPAQNTLQYSSLQFDERQYWIDIPLMLRYEHYFKRYKKVIPYAYIGGAPNFLLSASVVNIQRNTTRESDGGGAVVGGERSFVIAGSGLSAETQAGEADRLSLREGFNVSLLAGAGAKIRLGHDFVIIEARYNRFLMNSVNRENRYSNPELLYEYGHVDNDFRMDNYSLTIGFEKSFYKPRKKRQYNEVYINRRLNKIIKKEKRNAKRTTDSELKRELNSFVRELERDQPGIIEDVRRGRASSKVIDEIKDKASDIKGN; via the coding sequence ATGAAACTAAAATTGCTTTGGGCCGCTGTCGCCCTAGCCCTCAGCCCTCAAGTCTTATCTGCACAATCACTAGACGAGGACCTCTGTAATGACCATTTAGATGAGGCTAAAAGAGCCTATGAAGAAGGGCAGCTAGAAGAGGTGGGCGACCTGATCCGAGATTGCCTAGCGAATAAGAAAGCTTTTCCCGTTAAAGCAAAAAGAGAAGAAGGGTATAAGTTACTGACCGAAAGCTACCTCTTCCGTAATGACCTAGATGATGCTACCCGATCCTTTGAAGAACTCCTCAAAATTAACCCCCTCTATGAGGCAGATTCGCTGAATCCCAATAATTCTTATGACCTGATTTATCTCTCTAGAACGTATAGACATAAACCGCTGGTCTCTATTTATGGAAATATTGGCGCCAATAATACTCGCCTGCAAACGCTAGAAACCTATAATGTAGATAACAATAATTATCGAGCAGAAAATTATAACCAATTTGTACTGGGCTTTTCTGGCGCTATCGGTGTAGAAATGCCTATCTGGAGAGACTTTACGCTCGCTCTAGAAGGTAATTTTGCCCTCAGAAGTTATCGCGCTATCGATAGTATGTTCCTCTCGGCAGGTTTGCAAAACCCCGCCCAAAATACACTGCAATACTCTAGCCTGCAGTTTGATGAACGACAGTACTGGATCGATATTCCCCTAATGCTACGCTATGAGCACTATTTCAAACGCTACAAAAAGGTCATCCCTTACGCTTATATCGGTGGAGCACCCAATTTCTTGCTCTCTGCTAGTGTGGTCAATATCCAAAGAAATACAACCCGAGAATCTGATGGTGGTGGAGCCGTAGTCGGTGGCGAACGTAGCTTCGTTATTGCCGGATCTGGCCTCTCTGCCGAAACTCAAGCCGGAGAAGCCGACCGCCTCTCCCTAAGAGAAGGCTTTAATGTCTCTCTACTCGCTGGCGCTGGCGCAAAAATTCGCCTAGGACACGATTTCGTTATTATCGAAGCCCGATACAACCGCTTTTTGATGAATTCCGTCAATAGAGAAAATCGCTATAGCAATCCAGAATTGCTCTACGAATATGGACATGTAGATAATGACTTCCGTATGGATAATTATTCACTAACTATCGGCTTCGAAAAGTCTTTCTACAAACCCAGAAAAAAACGACAGTACAACGAAGTTTATATCAATCGCCGACTCAATAAAATTATCAAGAAGGAAAAACGAAATGCTAAACGAACTACAGACTCCGAACTAAAACGAGAACTCAATAGCTTCGTTCGCGAACTCGAAAGAGATCAACCCGGTATCATCGAAGATGTTCGCCGTGGTCGCGCTAGCTCTAAGGTGATTGACGAAATCAAAGATAAAGCCTCAGATATTAAAGGGAATTAA